From the genome of Chanos chanos chromosome 5, fChaCha1.1, whole genome shotgun sequence, one region includes:
- the foxl2b gene encoding forkhead box protein L2b: MASYHSLEGDAMSLMVHDTNSVKTEEFVKDEQVQEQSSDKVDPSQKPPYSYVALIAMAIRDSSEKRLTLSGIYQYIITKFPFYEKNKKGWQNSIRHNLSLNECFIKVPREGGGERKGNYWTLDPACEDMFEKGNYRRRRRMKRPFRPPTAHFQPGKSLFGGEGYSYLSPPKYIQSSFMNNTWPLNQPSPPMSYASCQMGNGNVSPINVKGLSAHSYNPYSRMQAMGFPNMIPNSYNGMSHHQHQPEQLGAPTAAPSPVPSSNAASLQFACARQPSELYSYWDHEAKHTALHSRIDI, encoded by the coding sequence ATGGCATCTTACCATAGCTTAGAGGGTGACGCAATGTCTTTGATGGTCCATGACACCAACTCAGTCAAGACAGAGGAATTTGTCAAAGATGAACAGGTCCAGGAGCAGAGTTCGGATAAAGTGGATCCGTCCCAAAAGCCCCCTTACTCGTATGTTGCGTTAATTGCGATGGCAATCAGGGATAGTTCAGAAAAGAGGCTGACTTTATCGGGTATCTACCAGTATATAATTACCAAGTTCCCTTTCTATGAGAAGAATAAGAAGGGTTGGCAAAATAGCATTCGACATAATTTGAGCctaaatgaatgtttcattaaaGTGCCACGGGAAGGTGGAGGCGAAAGAAAAGGGAATTATTGGACCCTGGACCCAGCTTGTGAGGACATGTTCGAGAAGGGAAATTACAGACGCAGGCGACGGATGAAACGACCATTCAGACCCCCCACCGCTCACTTCCAGCCGGGGAAATCTCTCTTCGGCGGTGAAGGATACAGCTATCTGTCCCCTCCCAAATACATCCAGTCCAGCTTCATGAACAACACCTGGCCGCTTAACCAACCTTCCCCGCCGATGTCCTATGCGTCATGTCAAATGGGAAATGGCAATGTGAGTCCCATCAATGTGAAAGGTCTCTCCGCTCATTCCTACAATCCGTACTCTCGAATGCAGGCAATGGGCTTCCCAAACATGATCCCGAACTCGTATAACGGCATGAGCCACCACCAGCATCAGCCAGAGCAGCTAGGCGCACCCACAGCAGCGCCTTCCCCAGTGCCTTCCAGTAATGCGGCGAGCCTACAGTTTGCTTGTGCCCGTCAACCGAGCGAGCTGTACTCTTACTGGGATCATGAGGCGAAACATACTGCGTTGCATTCTCGGATTgacatttaa
- the kcnj10b gene encoding ATP-sensitive inward rectifier potassium channel 10: MTSATPPSSRGSCHQKVCHSQTQTDVMKPLLGGAPPGGHGIMRKRRRVLSKDGRSNVRIEHVSGRGALYLRDPWTTFVDMQWRYKLILFSATFVGTWFTFGLLWYLLALLHGDLLEFDPPANHTVCVMQMQTLTGAFLFSLETQTTIGYGFRCITEECPSAILLLIIQLLITTAMEIFITGTFLAKVARPKKRGETVRFSQHAVIANHDGRPCLMIRVANMRKSLLLGCQVTGKLLQPCMSKEGETVRLDQRNVTFSVDTASESPFLILPLTFYHTIDNDSPLRAWAAKGGGWTDPELADFELLVMMSSTVEPTSATCQVRTSYLPDEILWGYEFPPIVSLSPMGKYIADLAYFDKVVKTKTPPLFKEASPPCQRGYHGSERGSVEGADPEKMLLEQSYREKGEERGRVRESSPFSIRISNV, translated from the exons ATGACTTCGGCCACACCCCCTTCCTCCCGTGGCTCCTGCCACCAGAAGGTGTgccactcacagacacagactgacgTTATGAAGCCGTTGCTGGGAGGGGCGCCTCCTGGGGGTCATGGAATAATGCGTAAACGACGCCGCGTGCTGTCAAAGGATGGGCGGAGCAACGTGCGTATCGAGCACGTGAGTGGGCGGGGTGCTCTCTACTTACGAGACCCCTGGACCACTTTTGTAGACATGCAGTGGAGGTATAAGCTGATCCTCTTCAGTGCTACGTTTGTAGGGACCTGGTTCACCTTTGGCCTCCTGTGGTACCTGCTTGCGTTACTTCATGGAGACTTACTGG AGTTTGATCCACCAGCAAATCACACGGTGTGTGTGATGCAGATGCAGACTTTAACCGGGGCATTCCTCTTTTCTTTGGAAACACAAACCACAATTGGCTACGGCTTCCGATGCATTACAGAGGAGTGTCCTTCTGCTAtactcctcctcatcatccaaCTGCTCATCACCACAGCCATGGAAATCTTCATCACTGGGACCTTCCTAGCTAAG GTAGCTCGGCCTAAGAAGCGCGGTGAGACGGTGAGGTTTAGTCAGCATGCCGTGATAGCCAATCATGATGGCCGCCCTTGCCTCATGATCAGAGTCGCCAACATGCGGAAGAGTCTGCTGCTGGGTTGCCAG GTGACAGGAAAGTTGCTCCAGCCTTGCATGTCTAAGGAAGGGGAAACAGTTCGTTTGGACCAGAGGAATGTAACTTTCAGTGTGGACACAGCTAGTGAGAGTCCTTTCCTCATCCTTCCACTGACCTTTTACCACACCATTGACAACGACAGTCCACTCCGAGCCTGGGCCGCCAAGG GTGGGGGTTGGACAGATCCAGAGCTGGCTGATTTTGAGTTGCTGGTGATGATGAGTTCTACAGTGGAGCCCACCTCTGCTACCTGCCAGGTTCGCACGTCCTACCTGCCAGATGAGATCCTCTGGGGTTACGAGTTCCCGCCCATCGTCTCCCTCTCGCCAATGGGAAAATACATTGCAGACCTCGCCTACTTTGATAAGGTTGTGAAGACTAAGACTCCACCTCTTTTCAAAGAGGCTTCACCCCCTTGTCAACGTGGTTACCATGGTAGTGAAAGGGGAAGTGTTGAGGGGGCAGACCCAGAGAAGATGCTTTTGGAGCAAAGCtacagagaaaaaggggaagagagagggagagtgagagagagcagtcccTTCAGCATCCGCATTAGTAATGTTTag